The Arachis hypogaea cultivar Tifrunner chromosome 16, arahy.Tifrunner.gnm2.J5K5, whole genome shotgun sequence genome contains a region encoding:
- the LOC140179807 gene encoding uncharacterized protein — translation MSKDSSISSSDDDSVVFLGDVTPQGNRNRNRYRRVRRRMLEGDNGIPANPNPNDNRSLIVGGHDLRARRTVTGNNQPNRDGNASEESTTATKKAAGQVRKSGDANFQVGESSKIQKRKTKKRGRKKKKKENDDVLDEMRNKLLRAGWEIGIDEKDEETVFYDLKGRAYTNCIIAAYECLKKKYEEHKGRGIYYLKNFKFTPIKDDDFEKLLSWKDAKKRKRKDEAHDPNPNNNDRNKRGKNSREDANKKKQKQRVETSRKGKEKVVYDESDSDSDSDSDKDPNDNTCLLCANAREGTLVCCDGCPSSFHLSCLKLPVVTL, via the exons ATGTCGAAAGATTCATCAATCTCGAGTTCTGACGATGATTCGGTTGTGTTCTTGGGGGATGTTACACCCCAAGGTAACCGTAACCGTAACCGTTACCGTCGTGTGCGTCGACGCATGCTTGAAGGTGACAACGGAATACCtgccaaccctaaccctaacgaTAACCGTAGCCTAATCGTTGGAGGTCATGATCTGCGTGCGAGGAGGACCGTGACGGGTAATAACCAGCCTAACCGTGACGGCAACGCTTCTGAAGAGAGTACTACAGCGACTAAGAAGGCAGCAGGTCAAGTAAGAAAGAGTGGTGATGCAAACTTTCAAGTCGGTGAGAGCAGCAAAATCCAAAAGAGGAAGACGAAGAAGagggggaggaagaagaagaagaaggagaacgaCGATGTTTTGGATGAAATGAGGAATAAGTTGCTACGCGCCGGTTGGGAAATTGGGATtgatgaaaaagatgaagaaactgTTTTCTATGATCTGAAAGGGAGAGCTTATACCAATTGCATCATAGCTGCGTACGAGTGTTTGAAAAAGAAGTATGAGGAGCACAAAGGAAGAGGGATCTATTATTTGAAGAATTTCAAGTTTACTCCCATCAAGGATGATGATTTCGAGAAGCTTCTGTCATGGAAAGATgctaagaagagaaaaagaaaagatgaagctcATGACCCAAACCCTAATAATAACGATCGTAATAAGAGGGGAAAGAATAGCAGGGAAGACGCGAACAAGAAGAAGCAGAAACAGAGGGTGGAAACGAGcaggaaaggaaaagagaaggttgTTTACGATGaatctgattctgattctgattctgattctgacaAGGATCCAAATGATAACACGTGTCTTCTCTGTGCAAATGCTCGAGAAGGCACTCTAGTTTGTTGCGACGGTTGTCCTTCTTCTTTTCATCTGAGCTGCTTGAAATTACCT GTTGTTACTCTATAG
- the LOC112758569 gene encoding leucine-rich repeat receptor protein kinase HPCA1, which yields MSITCKLLMYCWVHALCFSHLNKNQLSGAAKLFSSDMVLIHVLFDGNNLSGSIPETLGLVQTLEVLRLDRNFLTGEVPTNLCKR from the exons ATGAGTATCACTTGCAAACTCTTGATGTATTGTTGGGTGCATGCCCTCTGCTTCAG CCATTTGAATAAGAACCAGCTTTCAGGTGCCGCCAAACTTTTCAGCTCTGACATGGTGCTCATACATGT ATTATTTGATGGAAATAATTTATCTGGTTCTATACCAGAAACATTAGGACTAGTTCAGACACTTGAGGTTCT CCGACTTGATAGAAATTTCCTGACAGGAGAGGTTCCTACAAATCTTtgtaagagatga